A genomic segment from Agromyces sp. CF514 encodes:
- a CDS encoding TetR/AcrR family transcriptional regulator: protein MTDPTAPRARRRRNSLTEVEILDAAEAVAAGGFAALTMRAVADELGASPMALYRYFATKDDLVDALLDRVLGRIEFGDGSDGSGDPRADLDDFAHRHLALLLAHPWAVAPLVAHPLPGPNAFPIGEHALAILDRAGITGDDAVAVFSGILALNYGWASFAISRSEPDAASSMARLFAATAPGLPRTAAVAAEMQRYGSDDHYDRVVARLLHTVG from the coding sequence ATGACCGACCCCACCGCCCCGCGCGCACGGCGGCGCCGCAACTCCCTCACCGAGGTCGAGATCCTCGACGCCGCGGAGGCGGTCGCCGCCGGAGGCTTCGCGGCGTTGACGATGCGCGCGGTCGCCGACGAGCTCGGGGCGTCGCCCATGGCGCTCTACCGCTACTTCGCGACGAAGGACGACCTCGTCGACGCCCTGCTCGACCGCGTGCTCGGTCGCATCGAGTTCGGCGACGGATCCGACGGGTCGGGTGATCCGCGCGCCGATCTCGACGACTTCGCGCACCGCCATCTCGCGCTGCTGCTCGCACACCCCTGGGCGGTCGCGCCGCTCGTCGCGCACCCGCTCCCCGGGCCCAACGCCTTCCCGATCGGCGAGCACGCCCTCGCGATCCTCGATCGTGCCGGTATCACCGGCGACGACGCGGTCGCGGTGTTCAGCGGCATCCTCGCGCTCAACTACGGCTGGGCGTCGTTCGCGATCTCACGCAGCGAGCCCGACGCCGCCTCGAGCATGGCGCGCCTCTTCGCCGCCACGGCGCCCGGGCTGCCCCGCACCGCAGCGGTCGCCGCCGAGATGCAGCGGTACGGCAGCGACGACCACTACGACC